A portion of the Blastopirellula sediminis genome contains these proteins:
- a CDS encoding nicotinate phosphoribosyltransferase, with amino-acid sequence MLPTVYRGSLALLTDLYQLTMAYGYWKRQRADRLATFHLYFRKLPFQGGYAVAAGLELAIDYLRQFRFDDEDLGYLATLRGNDDRPLFEEGFFDYLAELRFTGDLEAIAEGTVVFPNEPLVRVTAPLLVAQLLETPLLNLINFSTLIATKSARICQAAEGESVLEFGLRRAQGIDGGLTGARAAFIGGAAATSNVLAGKILGIPVRGTHAHSWVMAYGDEREAFADYAAAMPNNCVFLVDTYDTLEGVRHAIEAGEELRRRGHKMVGIRLDSGDLAYLSIEARRLLDEAGFPEAAIVGSSDLDEYLIQSLKQQGAKISVWGVGTRLATAYDQPALGGVYKLSAIQNERGEWEHRIKLSEQRIKTTIPGRLQVRRYSHDGRVAGDLMFDELLGEPDGKAIVDPADPLRRKKLSANWECETLLTPVFRQGEVVYQNPTLLEMQARTKAELARFHPSVRRLLNPHGYPVGIDQKLFKERERMIHEASALDEEE; translated from the coding sequence ATGTTGCCTACTGTATATCGCGGGTCGCTCGCACTTTTAACCGACCTTTATCAGCTGACGATGGCCTACGGCTATTGGAAACGGCAGCGTGCCGACCGCCTGGCGACGTTCCATCTCTACTTCCGCAAACTGCCGTTTCAGGGGGGGTATGCGGTCGCGGCCGGTTTGGAACTGGCGATCGACTATCTCCGCCAATTTCGGTTTGACGACGAAGATTTGGGCTATTTGGCGACCCTTCGCGGCAACGACGATCGGCCGCTGTTTGAAGAAGGGTTCTTCGATTACCTCGCCGAGCTTCGCTTTACCGGCGATCTGGAGGCGATCGCCGAAGGGACCGTCGTCTTTCCGAACGAACCGCTGGTTCGCGTGACGGCGCCGCTGTTGGTCGCCCAGTTGCTCGAAACTCCGCTCCTCAACCTGATCAACTTCTCGACCTTGATCGCGACGAAGTCGGCTCGCATCTGTCAGGCCGCCGAAGGGGAATCGGTCCTCGAGTTTGGTCTTCGCCGAGCCCAGGGAATCGACGGCGGTTTGACCGGCGCCAGAGCTGCGTTCATCGGCGGCGCCGCCGCGACGTCGAACGTGCTGGCCGGGAAGATCCTGGGGATTCCGGTTCGCGGGACGCACGCACATAGCTGGGTGATGGCTTACGGCGACGAGCGGGAAGCGTTCGCCGACTACGCCGCCGCGATGCCGAACAACTGCGTCTTCCTGGTCGACACCTACGACACGCTCGAAGGGGTTCGCCACGCGATCGAAGCGGGGGAAGAGCTGCGGCGTCGCGGACACAAGATGGTCGGCATCCGACTCGACTCGGGAGACCTGGCCTACTTGAGCATCGAAGCGCGTCGCCTGCTCGACGAAGCAGGCTTCCCCGAAGCGGCGATCGTCGGCAGCAGCGACTTGGACGAGTATTTGATTCAAAGCTTAAAGCAGCAAGGCGCCAAGATTTCGGTCTGGGGCGTGGGGACGCGACTCGCGACCGCCTACGACCAGCCGGCATTAGGAGGCGTTTACAAATTGTCTGCGATTCAAAACGAACGAGGTGAGTGGGAACATCGCATCAAGCTCTCGGAACAGCGGATCAAAACGACGATCCCGGGACGTTTGCAAGTGCGACGCTACTCGCATGATGGACGCGTCGCCGGTGACCTGATGTTCGACGAACTGTTGGGAGAACCGGACGGTAAGGCGATCGTCGATCCGGCCGATCCGCTGCGTCGCAAGAAGCTGTCGGCCAACTGGGAATGCGAAACGTTGCTGACTCCTGTTTTTCGTCAGGGAGAAGTGGTGTATCAGAATCCGACCCTCCTGGAGATGCAGGCCAGAACGAAAGCGGAGCTGGCCCGGTTTCATCCGAGCGTGCGGCGACTATTGAATCCGCACGGTTATCCAGTCGGGATCGATCAAAAACTGTTCAAAGAACGGGAACGGATGATCCACGAAGCGAGTGCGTTGGACGAGGAGGAATAA
- a CDS encoding NUDIX hydrolase, giving the protein MAFVYEYARPSVTVDCVIFGLDDDGLKILLIQRDAEPFEGGWALPGGFVEMGESLDQAAMRELQEETGVHEVFLEQLYTFGEVNRDPRTRVITVAYYALVNLKDHKVEAATDARAAAWFELDDLPTLAFDHDKILQMAQERLQGKVRYQPIGFELLPEKFSLRQLQRMYEIVLGRSLDKRNFRKKALSLGVLEDLNEVERDVSHRAARLYRFDREKYQQLVKDGFNFEL; this is encoded by the coding sequence ATGGCGTTCGTTTACGAATATGCTCGACCTTCGGTGACCGTCGACTGCGTGATTTTCGGGCTGGATGACGACGGCTTGAAGATCTTGCTGATTCAGCGGGACGCCGAGCCGTTTGAAGGGGGTTGGGCGTTACCTGGCGGGTTCGTCGAAATGGGAGAATCGCTCGATCAAGCGGCGATGCGTGAGCTGCAGGAAGAGACCGGCGTTCACGAAGTGTTCCTCGAGCAGCTCTACACGTTTGGCGAAGTGAATCGCGATCCGCGAACCCGCGTGATCACGGTCGCCTACTACGCCCTGGTCAACTTGAAAGATCACAAAGTCGAAGCGGCGACCGACGCCCGAGCGGCGGCCTGGTTTGAACTGGACGACCTGCCGACGCTGGCGTTTGATCACGACAAGATCTTGCAGATGGCGCAGGAGCGGCTGCAAGGAAAGGTCCGTTACCAGCCGATCGGCTTCGAGCTGTTGCCGGAGAAGTTTTCGCTGCGGCAGTTGCAACGGATGTACGAAATCGTGCTGGGGCGTTCGCTCGACAAGCGAAACTTTCGCAAGAAGGCGCTCAGTCTCGGCGTGCTGGAAGATTTGAACGAAGTGGAGCGGGACGTTTCGCATCGAGCGGCGCGGCTGTATCGCTTCGATCGCGAAAAGTATCAACAACTGGTCAAAGACGGATTCAACTTTGAACTGTGA
- the pncA gene encoding bifunctional nicotinamidase/pyrazinamidase, translating into MRALLLVDVQNDFLPGGSLAVADGDQIVPVINEVMGKFDLVVATKDWHPAEHESFASQHEDHEIGHEIDLHGLPQILWPDHCVQQSEGSEFPPELDAATIDHVIYKGDNPQVDSYSGFFDNDRRHDTGLNAWLQGKKVTDVYIAGLATDYCVKSTALDAIALGYRVYLIADACRGVDLQPGDVTAAIEQMEASGVVLVNSKEIE; encoded by the coding sequence ATGCGGGCCTTACTGCTGGTTGACGTGCAAAACGACTTTCTGCCTGGCGGAAGTTTGGCGGTCGCCGATGGGGATCAAATTGTGCCGGTGATCAATGAGGTCATGGGAAAGTTTGACCTGGTCGTCGCCACCAAGGATTGGCACCCAGCCGAGCATGAAAGTTTCGCCAGTCAGCATGAGGACCACGAGATCGGCCACGAGATCGATCTGCACGGCCTGCCGCAGATCTTGTGGCCGGATCATTGCGTGCAGCAGTCGGAAGGAAGCGAGTTTCCGCCAGAGTTGGACGCGGCGACGATCGATCACGTCATCTACAAGGGAGACAATCCGCAGGTCGACAGCTATAGCGGCTTTTTTGATAACGATCGTCGGCACGACACCGGACTGAACGCTTGGCTGCAGGGGAAGAAGGTGACCGACGTCTATATCGCCGGACTTGCGACGGACTACTGCGTGAAATCGACGGCGCTCGATGCGATTGCTCTCGGCTATCGGGTGTACCTGATCGCTGACGCGTGTCGCGGCGTCGATTTACAACCAGGGGATGTGACCGCCGCCATCGAGCAGATGGAAGCGAGCGGCGTCGTCCTGGTAAATAGCAAAGAGATTGAATAA